GATAGGATTTACTGTTCGTTCAGATCAAGAGATGTTCATGATGAACGTCACTTCCTATGCTGTAGCAGGTGTAGTGCTTCTCTTTTTTAGTCTGCGCACCTTCGGTCAGAACCTGAGATTATTCAATCGTAGGCTTGTGCCAGTACCAGTCCTGTACACCGTTCTCTCACCGATAATGCTGTTCTTAGGTTCGTTACTCTGTTTATTTCTAGTTGCTTATATTCATTTAGCAGTTGATATTATGATGTTTTCAACTTCGTTTTTGCCGGAAAAATTTTGGTTGATTTCCGCCTATACAGTGCTGATAGTCTTTTGGGCTTCCGCCTACTCTATGTTACTCGTGATGTTCTCCATGACCGTTGCAATGAGTGTGAGAGTGAAAGGAAGAGTATGGATTGGGATAGCTGTTTTTTTTGTAGTACAGTATATAATTTCTTTATTAGAAACATCGATGTTCGATCATAAAAATATCACTTTGGAAAGAGCCTTTCGATTTGAAGTGACGGATGAGGCTGCTAAATTAAATAATATTGAGACCTCTCAGTATGTTCTTGGTTTACTTCCTACCCTGTTCGAAGCGGTGATTATTGTGATTCTAGTATTTGCTATTGTTAAACTCGTTAAGAAAAGAGTGGAGTTATAGAAGTCTAACTCGTATAGATTTTTAGAACGAAGGCAGAGCGCTTCAGCTTTGTCTTCGTTTTTATGCAAAAAAAAGACGCCTTTCCATGAGAAGGGCATCTGTTATGTAGAATTCTACAGGCCCTCTACATCATTTAGAGAGGCTGTCCATATTTCAAGTTCTTTTAGCAACCGTTCTTCTTCGTCTTCTCTCAATCTAAGCTTAACTCCGTATTGGTACTGGCCGAGTCCAAACATCCAGCCCCAACGGACGCTGCCCACGAGTTGAAGCTTTTCTTCATTTAATTGAAGATGAATCACTAGCTTTGTATTGCCTGCTGTAAATCGAAGATTTAGAGGGGTACGCACTTTGCAGCCAGATCGGCTAAGATCAAGCAACACGGCTTCTGTTAACTTTCCGGCACCCGGACCAATACTACTTGTTGGAACTTCAATCCAGCATTCAAGCGGCTGGTTCATTACATAGCGGAATGGTTCTTTCCTGCTGGACACATCCATAATTTCCCTCCATATCGTTTATTTGCAATTATATCGAAAGAGATTGTTGAGAACAATCTACTAAAGTGCTATTTTTAATAAGAATAAATTTATTTAATCCTAATGAAGGTGATGAGACTCAACATGTACCAATACCTTAATGAAACGTTCCAAAAACACAATTTTGACCAAGGAAGTCTGCAGGACGGGGAACTAAATAACTGTACATTTGAACAGTGTTCCTTCAAAGGAAGCTCTATGGAAGAAATGACGTCCATCGGTTGCCGATTTATAGATTGCGATTTTACTGGAGCCATGCTCAATGCATCACACCATAAAGGTTCAGCTTTTACTAACTGTAAGTTCACTGGTGCGAATCTGTTCGTATCGAAATTTGAAGATTGTAAAATGGTAGGATCTGATTTCTCAAATGCTTATATGGACGGGATCACACTTATCGGCGGGGACTGGTCTTACACGAACCTTAGACATACTAATCTTAGCAGACAGGATCTGCGCGGAATTCGATTTACTGAAGCTGATCTAATGGGCTGTAATTTGCAAAAAAGTGATCTTCGAGGGGCTGATTTGAGCCGTGTACAGTTATCTCAATGCAAGCTTAAAGGGGCTGACCTACGGGACGCTATTGTTGAGGGGATTGATTTAAAAAGTTTGGATCTACAAGGAGTTCGTATGGATATAGATCAGGCCGTACTGTTAGCACGCTCTTTTGGAGCTAAGGTAGGTAACTAGGAATAGGGGCATCAGCTGCTAATGTTGTAGCGGTTGATGCCCCTTTAGTTTGTTATCAAGAAATACATATGCACATTGTATGAAACTTCTTATGTATATTTACTTTCTTAACAGTTAACGCAGTCGTTTTCTGGGCTTAGCCCACCATTTAATCCAAAGAAAACCTTCGTCATCACGGAAAAACTTAATGCCCACCCAGCGCAAGGGTGTCCATAGTTCTCTAAAATAATATGAAGGCATAGTCTATTAGACCCTCCTATATAGTCAATTAATACTATATGTTACGCTAGTTTTAATGAAACTTCAAGATAATTTTACTTATAATTACATATTATGAATCTACGAGAAATAAATTTCTCCTGTGAGCAGGACTAATAGCCCTATGCGAGTTGCATGCTTCATTTATTTCTTTTCAGCTACTTATGTCATATTCGAATTATCAAATACGCACGCGCTCTTTGAGCGCGTGTTTTGACGTTTATTTTGAATGGAAT
This Paenibacillus sp. FSL R5-0345 DNA region includes the following protein-coding sequences:
- a CDS encoding pentapeptide repeat-containing protein, with amino-acid sequence MYQYLNETFQKHNFDQGSLQDGELNNCTFEQCSFKGSSMEEMTSIGCRFIDCDFTGAMLNASHHKGSAFTNCKFTGANLFVSKFEDCKMVGSDFSNAYMDGITLIGGDWSYTNLRHTNLSRQDLRGIRFTEADLMGCNLQKSDLRGADLSRVQLSQCKLKGADLRDAIVEGIDLKSLDLQGVRMDIDQAVLLARSFGAKVGN
- a CDS encoding PilZ domain-containing protein, producing MDVSSRKEPFRYVMNQPLECWIEVPTSSIGPGAGKLTEAVLLDLSRSGCKVRTPLNLRFTAGNTKLVIHLQLNEEKLQLVGSVRWGWMFGLGQYQYGVKLRLREDEEERLLKELEIWTASLNDVEGL